The following proteins are encoded in a genomic region of Dyadobacter sp. UC 10:
- a CDS encoding tyrosine-protein phosphatase: protein MLKWLFNSPSTNNIDLSAIAVDMHSHMVPGVDDGVETIEESILMAGKLEELGYQTVYTTPHIMWDCYRNTPEIIRKGVEDVNNALAKTSIGVRLHAAAEYFLDEHFNDLLDNDQELLTLPGNRLLVELPYSTPLLNVSETLFRIAQKGFQPVLAHPERYTYYHSDLPVFRKFADQGCELQMNILSITGHYGEGVERTARWLLQNNLITLVGTDAHRPGHLDLIKKMQSSKLFRNYNFRNKDVLI from the coding sequence ATGCTTAAGTGGCTCTTTAATTCGCCGTCTACAAACAACATAGATCTTTCAGCAATAGCGGTGGACATGCACTCTCACATGGTTCCGGGTGTAGATGATGGAGTCGAGACAATTGAAGAATCGATATTAATGGCGGGAAAGCTCGAAGAGCTGGGTTATCAAACTGTTTATACAACACCTCACATCATGTGGGATTGTTACAGAAACACCCCCGAGATTATTCGTAAAGGTGTTGAGGATGTGAATAACGCCCTGGCTAAAACTTCCATTGGTGTGAGACTACATGCCGCAGCCGAGTATTTTTTAGATGAGCATTTTAACGATCTTTTGGATAATGACCAGGAGCTGCTCACCCTGCCAGGAAATAGGTTACTGGTTGAATTGCCCTATTCCACACCACTTTTAAATGTGTCGGAAACTTTATTTCGGATTGCTCAAAAAGGATTTCAGCCAGTTCTAGCCCATCCGGAACGTTACACGTATTATCATTCAGACCTTCCTGTTTTTAGAAAATTTGCTGATCAGGGATGTGAATTGCAAATGAACATTTTATCCATTACCGGTCATTATGGTGAAGGTGTTGAACGAACAGCCCGCTGGCTTCTTCAGAATAATTTGATAACGCTGGTCGGGACGGACGCCCATCGCCCCGGACATTTGGATTTAATCAAGAAGATGCAAAGCTCTAAATTATTTAGGAATTACAATTTTAGAAACAAGGATGTTTTAATATGA
- a CDS encoding hybrid sensor histidine kinase/response regulator transcription factor → MRLKMLLTFRLFCLIVACFAATITARAQPAEPKFTSLTSTDGLSSNTVTAILKDRYGLMWFGTDDGLNRFDGTDVIVYRHDKKDSASLRSSDISCLHQDQKGRIWVGTIEGGLHLYDRRKDAFVSIPSPHSVISMASDASGKLWVGTTAGLIQVNPETYQIRTFTSVANMPDQISKGMVLSIAVDSRKSVWVGTRTGLYKIDPLDKSGEYINYLQSLPDEAGTRPVKSIVEDREGNIWAGTFSGVFKLNRNGQVIRHFEYEPDNKHSLSTNMVFAVTWENAHRLWICTDAGLNMLDTRTGIITRYGPDARTQFSLSNKSVRSILFDNEGICWLGTYKGGVNKYDKNLAIFGLKRSDVNDPYGLSGPFVTAFAETESGELFVGTDGGGLNLYNRQTNLFKKFPINPKNKNAASGLAILTLELTASNELWIGTFQDGLFQFNPKTGDYTQFLRGKDSTSLSNNEIFCLEKDQSGKLWVGTNGGGVHLYDPATKSFKRMYDPGIPVAQRSIPLNGYIRDLLLDRNGKLWIASHGTGIAVFDPITQKSMLLDRQSSDLASNIVFSLLEDSKGNIWAGTSGEGLAQYDPRSKKFITYGAKEGLASNIVNKGLEDAQGRIWVSTNQGISYFDLKNKKFINYTSYNGIQDRTFVLGSGIRARDNTLFFGGIAGFNYIDTRSLPNSKRIPPIILKDLKIGNRSITPADSNFIDADIAVAKTISLDYKQNFSIGFAALDYTNPRQMHYRHRLVGMQSEWNETGLTNFASYTNLSPGEYVFEVQASGDGMNWSRSKSLKVIVKPPFYLTIYAYIFYILTPFAIVYWMRRRGIQKLQRQFKEQQQRAEVERALELDQMKIKFLTNLSHEFRTPISLILAPVDNLLVKTKSTELHAPVTAIKRNAKRLLNLVDQLLDFKNMQEQEVKLDLKRRDVILFIKDTCEQFSDLSIRKGIQFKVESAMDQLDMDFDAEKLERVLFNLLSNAFKFTPKGGEVALHVQPQTDTDGKHWLQINIADNGIGIAEDQHERIFDRFFQSDTGLTVLNQGSGIGLSIVREFVQLHQGRINVASQPGAGSIFMVELPIADEFLPMAEPPATVPKTRSGEMENGFNKLEKANPEDPSNVLIIEDNDEFRQYLKESLAPFYHVIEASNGKEGWQKTLSHHPELIVSDVAMPEMDGIALSQKIKSDKRTKHIPIILLTASTGEQQQLEGLSSGANDYLTKPFNFDILNAKINNLILLNRLLKGVYSRHIQVSGNAPQMESSQEKLLKDMLSYIEENLHTSQLSVENLSKHVGMSRGTLYSKVLEMSGQTPIEFIRSIKLEKAALLLENSDLSISQISYMTGFTAPNYFAKSFKAKFNMLPTEYKLTKRRYPDRMILER, encoded by the coding sequence ATGCGCTTAAAGATGCTGCTCACATTCCGTTTGTTCTGCCTGATTGTTGCCTGTTTTGCAGCGACGATCACGGCACGAGCTCAGCCTGCCGAACCGAAGTTCACTTCCCTGACTTCGACCGACGGATTATCGTCCAACACGGTCACCGCCATCCTGAAAGATCGTTACGGCTTGATGTGGTTCGGGACGGACGACGGCTTGAACCGGTTTGACGGCACGGACGTGATCGTGTACCGGCATGATAAAAAGGATTCGGCGTCGCTCAGGTCCAGTGACATTTCCTGCTTGCACCAGGATCAAAAAGGACGGATCTGGGTCGGGACGATCGAAGGCGGGCTGCATTTGTATGACCGTCGGAAAGATGCATTTGTAAGCATTCCATCCCCGCACAGTGTCATCAGTATGGCTAGTGATGCTTCTGGTAAACTTTGGGTAGGAACAACCGCGGGCCTGATTCAGGTAAACCCGGAAACCTATCAGATCCGAACATTCACCTCGGTAGCCAATATGCCGGATCAGATTTCCAAAGGAATGGTCCTCAGCATTGCGGTTGACAGTAGGAAAAGTGTTTGGGTGGGAACACGGACTGGTTTGTACAAAATTGACCCGTTGGATAAAAGCGGGGAATACATTAATTACCTGCAATCATTGCCGGATGAGGCTGGTACGCGACCGGTGAAGTCTATTGTGGAGGACCGGGAAGGGAATATTTGGGCAGGCACATTCAGCGGCGTTTTCAAGCTGAACCGGAATGGACAGGTCATCAGGCATTTCGAATATGAGCCCGATAACAAGCATTCCCTGAGTACCAATATGGTCTTTGCGGTGACGTGGGAAAACGCGCACCGGCTCTGGATCTGCACGGACGCGGGCCTGAACATGCTCGACACGCGCACGGGCATCATCACGCGTTACGGCCCCGATGCGCGAACCCAGTTCAGCCTGAGCAACAAATCGGTACGGAGTATTTTGTTTGATAATGAAGGCATTTGCTGGCTGGGCACTTACAAGGGCGGCGTGAATAAATATGATAAGAATCTCGCCATTTTTGGATTAAAGCGTTCCGATGTGAATGATCCGTATGGTTTGAGCGGCCCGTTTGTCACGGCTTTTGCGGAAACTGAATCGGGTGAACTGTTTGTGGGCACCGACGGCGGCGGGCTGAATCTGTACAACCGGCAGACTAACCTTTTCAAGAAATTCCCCATTAACCCCAAAAACAAAAACGCTGCTTCCGGACTCGCCATTTTAACATTGGAACTCACGGCCAGCAATGAACTCTGGATCGGCACATTTCAGGATGGATTATTTCAGTTTAATCCCAAAACAGGCGATTATACGCAGTTTTTGAGAGGGAAAGACTCCACCAGCCTGAGTAACAACGAGATTTTTTGTCTGGAAAAAGACCAGTCGGGCAAGTTATGGGTGGGCACCAATGGCGGCGGCGTGCATTTATACGATCCGGCGACGAAAAGTTTCAAAAGAATGTACGATCCGGGCATTCCGGTTGCGCAGCGGAGCATTCCGTTGAATGGCTACATCAGGGACTTATTGCTGGATCGCAATGGAAAGCTCTGGATTGCTTCGCATGGAACGGGGATTGCTGTTTTTGACCCGATAACACAAAAATCAATGCTGCTTGACAGACAGAGCAGCGACCTGGCCAGCAACATTGTTTTTTCGCTTTTGGAAGATAGCAAAGGGAACATCTGGGCCGGCACATCGGGTGAAGGATTGGCGCAGTATGATCCTCGCTCGAAGAAATTTATTACTTACGGAGCAAAGGAAGGATTGGCAAGCAATATTGTCAACAAAGGACTGGAAGATGCGCAGGGGCGGATTTGGGTGAGTACGAACCAGGGAATCAGCTATTTTGATCTGAAAAACAAAAAATTCATTAACTACACTTCCTATAATGGAATCCAGGACCGAACGTTTGTGCTCGGCTCGGGCATCCGTGCCCGTGATAACACGCTCTTTTTTGGCGGCATTGCGGGCTTCAACTACATTGACACGCGCAGCCTGCCGAACAGCAAACGCATTCCGCCGATCATTTTGAAGGATTTGAAAATCGGTAACCGCAGCATTACCCCCGCCGATTCAAATTTTATTGACGCAGACATTGCTGTTGCCAAAACCATCAGCCTGGATTACAAACAGAATTTTTCAATCGGTTTTGCGGCGCTGGATTATACCAATCCCAGGCAGATGCATTACCGGCACCGGCTGGTCGGGATGCAATCGGAGTGGAACGAGACGGGGCTTACGAATTTCGCCAGCTATACCAATCTGAGTCCGGGCGAGTATGTTTTTGAAGTGCAGGCCAGCGGTGACGGCATGAACTGGAGTCGGTCCAAATCGTTGAAGGTAATTGTGAAACCGCCGTTTTACCTGACGATTTATGCCTACATTTTTTACATTCTCACACCATTTGCGATTGTATACTGGATGAGACGGCGCGGCATTCAGAAGCTGCAAAGGCAGTTCAAAGAGCAGCAGCAGCGCGCGGAAGTGGAACGTGCTTTGGAGCTGGACCAGATGAAAATCAAGTTTCTGACCAATTTGAGCCACGAGTTCAGGACACCGATCTCGCTCATTCTGGCTCCTGTCGATAACCTGCTCGTCAAGACCAAATCTACCGAACTTCATGCGCCCGTGACCGCCATCAAACGGAATGCGAAACGACTGCTGAACCTGGTGGATCAGCTGCTGGATTTCAAAAATATGCAGGAGCAGGAAGTAAAGCTGGATTTGAAGCGTCGGGACGTTATTTTATTTATCAAAGACACCTGCGAGCAGTTCAGCGATCTTTCCATTCGAAAGGGAATCCAGTTTAAAGTTGAAAGTGCAATGGATCAGCTGGACATGGATTTTGATGCGGAAAAGCTCGAACGCGTACTATTCAATTTGCTCTCCAATGCATTTAAATTCACTCCAAAAGGCGGCGAAGTGGCTTTACACGTCCAGCCTCAAACGGATACTGACGGAAAACACTGGCTGCAAATCAACATTGCGGATAACGGAATTGGCATCGCCGAAGATCAGCATGAAAGGATATTCGACCGGTTTTTCCAAAGCGATACCGGCCTGACGGTGCTGAACCAGGGAAGCGGCATTGGCTTATCGATCGTAAGGGAATTTGTGCAGCTGCATCAGGGAAGGATCAATGTGGCCAGTCAGCCCGGCGCGGGGAGCATATTTATGGTAGAGCTGCCTATTGCGGATGAATTTCTTCCGATGGCTGAGCCGCCGGCAACAGTGCCAAAAACGCGTTCGGGTGAAATGGAAAATGGATTCAACAAGCTGGAAAAAGCCAATCCGGAAGATCCTTCCAATGTGCTGATTATTGAGGATAACGATGAATTCAGGCAATACCTGAAAGAAAGTCTGGCGCCATTTTACCACGTCATCGAAGCCAGCAACGGGAAAGAAGGCTGGCAAAAAACGCTCAGCCACCACCCGGAACTGATCGTCAGCGACGTGGCGATGCCTGAGATGGATGGCATCGCACTGAGCCAGAAAATCAAGTCGGACAAGCGCACGAAGCACATTCCGATCATTCTCCTGACCGCCAGCACCGGCGAGCAGCAGCAACTGGAAGGCCTCAGCTCCGGCGCGAATGATTATCTGACCAAACCATTCAACTTTGATATTCTGAATGCCAAGATCAACAATTTGATTCTGCTGAACCGGCTGCTGAAAGGTGTTTATTCCCGCCATATCCAGGTTTCGGGCAATGCGCCGCAAATGGAATCGAGCCAGGAAAAATTGTTGAAAGATATGTTGTCTTACATTGAAGAAAACCTGCACACTTCGCAGCTGAGCGTCGAAAATCTGAGCAAGCACGTGGGCATGAGCCGGGGAACGTTATACAGCAAAGTCCTGGAAATGAGCGGGCAGACGCCGATTGAATTCATACGCTCCATTAAACTGGAAAAAGCTGCATTACTGCTTGAAAACAGTGATCTGAGCATTTCCCAAATCTCCTACATGACTGGTTTTACGGCTCCCAATTATTTTGCAAAGTCATTTAAAGCCAAGTTTAATATGCTGCCAACGGAGTATAAGCTCACGAAGCGGAGGTATCCTGACCGGATGATATTGGAGCGGTAA
- a CDS encoding polysaccharide biosynthesis/export family protein, which yields MKSHLNSLSSLRIYIYLVLFGIGCLNFSCVNPKAVVYFQGDTTRISSSPVVNTYTPTIQVNDMLSIVVGSLNPEANEIFNSINSYTTTSTSYSGASANSRQPFGYLVDSEGNIELPLAGKIRLEGLKLSAAADTIRRRLTVYLKEPSVTIRNLNFKVSVLGEVKQPSVYVIPDEKITLPEVLSLAGDLTIYGKRTNVMIIREEKGVRQYARLDLTSRDVFESPFYYIHKNDIIYVEPVKTRIASTDRVLQLTPLIVSIVSVVSIVIYRFAR from the coding sequence ATGAAAAGCCATTTAAATTCATTGTCTTCTTTGCGCATATACATTTATCTTGTATTATTTGGAATTGGCTGTCTGAATTTTTCATGCGTCAATCCGAAAGCAGTTGTATATTTCCAAGGTGACACAACCAGGATAAGCAGCTCTCCGGTTGTTAACACATATACGCCAACCATTCAGGTTAATGACATGCTTTCCATTGTTGTCGGGAGTTTAAATCCTGAGGCAAATGAGATATTTAATTCTATCAACAGCTATACCACGACAAGTACCAGTTATTCGGGTGCAAGCGCAAATTCCCGGCAGCCTTTTGGTTATCTGGTGGATAGTGAAGGAAATATTGAACTGCCTTTGGCGGGTAAGATAAGACTGGAAGGTTTAAAGCTGAGTGCCGCTGCGGATACCATTAGAAGAAGGCTTACTGTTTACCTGAAAGAGCCCTCAGTAACGATTAGAAATCTCAATTTTAAAGTGTCTGTGCTAGGGGAAGTGAAACAACCTTCGGTTTATGTAATTCCGGATGAGAAGATCACGTTGCCAGAAGTTCTTAGCCTCGCGGGCGATCTTACCATTTATGGCAAGAGGACGAATGTAATGATTATACGGGAAGAAAAAGGTGTTCGGCAATATGCAAGGCTGGACCTAACTTCTCGGGATGTTTTTGAATCTCCCTTCTATTACATCCACAAAAACGACATTATTTACGTAGAGCCAGTCAAAACTCGTATTGCATCTACGGACCGCGTGTTACAACTCACACCGCTTATCGTTAGTATTGTTTCTGTAGTATCGATTGTTATATATCGTTTTGCCAGATAA
- a CDS encoding glycosyl hydrolase family 28-related protein: protein MKPQSTSKKLRFGVSKKVITSVYVALHIIIMTFVQPALASPKIDPIRFSLSTRASQVGIGDEFEIQIKAQYLSIPTGTAFVFEGTNSFRIKLLMPDGFEQTGGSYRDFLNGELTASNPTITYLVKGRFTRSSNDRSFRLLRGHKKASEESKLIQVATLSFLVNEGQGQGQEEEIQIISEEVESTARLMADSLNSVMYMSIADLRSGKAGNCQVVYCIDNNKAGIFRYRASSTAADDSAMVIVAGNRRYFRDYEYIRPEYFGAKGDGVTDDAAAINRAIAYTKKGDVKFKSGTYVIGSPIILSRGTRLLGEGAEDTSPGRGTEILLANNANCSMLQTQLAAGTGVATHYMAIENIVFDGNAGSQSDANIGINFKGAYVTSYLKNVMIVNNRGTALSLSNGLDVELHHIWVVNSLITDASRYAVEINRDGVDNQDGLVHFTHMYIENTKNKASGDPRNVVNDRGNGLLVRKTATFFMTDVHFEGMNTCINLDDNHVVNIGKISTAHCGVPSETDNAMIRLPSASPSVTIESTESYNTNYSFILKKVNGFTSNEIPDVPFYPYSHGIRFNDDLSRAPYLLPRTTVANTLTIGRVGTTSPQQLRINNDLQGSSSGFFKSNGRFLDFGTNFGNPSDRTVLRLDVPGTGTARSTFFSKVSFSDRVILGEATGPMDEFNSFAIVSGITGLGKGPAYQRKLNGVAGLNYLSSVRTTYTNPDSSASYIGEFLFNRATKKYWVSISSGSGAADWQLMSHGPGIVNYGTFDKQIRVKNDTTAASTGAFFKSNGRYIDIGSNYANSGSDKVVLRLDVPNSTTTQAFLYGKVNLNAPLVLGEKSGPMDADKSIGIVSGISGTGKGPAYQRKANSIAGTSFFTTVRSGTANPDSGATYLGEFYFNKTTKKYLVSTSVGLGANDWQQMNNGAGVASYGTFDKVIRIKNDTTANSTSAFIKSTGRYIDIGSNHANSGTDKVVLRLDVPNSTTTQATVYGKVVLNSPITLGEKVGPMDADRSLAVVSGIGNLGKGPAYQRVANSTSGTNFITTVRTSASDPGSSASYLGEFYFNTTTKKYFVSVSVGTGVTDWQLMNHTSVTPIKKSATLNFPSVAPGASADLTISAGGAAINDFVTLGPPSLPVGYAYTAWVSQTNVVTVRLTNNTTAAIDPGSANYRIMVTK, encoded by the coding sequence ATGAAACCACAAAGTACCTCAAAAAAATTACGTTTCGGGGTTAGTAAAAAGGTCATTACAAGTGTTTATGTGGCTCTACATATCATCATAATGACGTTCGTTCAACCCGCACTAGCAAGTCCTAAAATTGATCCTATCAGGTTCTCCTTATCTACCAGAGCCAGTCAGGTTGGGATTGGAGACGAATTTGAAATTCAAATTAAAGCGCAGTATTTATCAATACCCACCGGCACAGCATTTGTATTCGAGGGTACTAATTCATTTAGAATTAAGCTTTTGATGCCCGACGGATTTGAGCAGACTGGTGGTTCATACAGAGATTTTCTTAACGGGGAATTGACAGCGAGTAATCCAACAATCACCTATTTAGTCAAGGGAAGATTTACGAGATCCAGTAATGACAGGTCTTTTCGGCTGCTTAGAGGCCACAAGAAAGCCAGTGAGGAAAGCAAGCTTATTCAGGTGGCTACTTTGAGCTTTCTGGTGAACGAAGGGCAGGGCCAGGGTCAAGAGGAAGAAATTCAAATCATTAGTGAAGAGGTAGAAAGTACTGCCAGGTTGATGGCCGACTCTTTGAACAGCGTCATGTACATGAGCATAGCCGATCTGAGGAGCGGGAAAGCAGGGAATTGCCAAGTGGTATATTGCATCGATAATAATAAGGCAGGTATTTTCCGATACAGAGCCAGTAGTACGGCTGCCGACGACTCAGCAATGGTCATCGTGGCAGGCAACAGAAGATATTTTAGGGATTACGAATATATCCGGCCAGAATATTTTGGAGCAAAAGGAGATGGAGTAACGGATGATGCGGCTGCAATAAACCGTGCAATTGCGTATACGAAAAAAGGTGATGTAAAATTCAAATCGGGTACGTATGTGATTGGATCGCCTATAATTCTCTCAAGAGGAACTAGGTTGCTAGGCGAAGGTGCAGAGGACACTAGTCCGGGGCGAGGTACAGAAATCCTGTTAGCAAATAACGCAAACTGCTCAATGCTTCAGACCCAACTTGCAGCTGGAACAGGAGTAGCGACGCATTACATGGCCATTGAAAACATTGTGTTTGATGGGAATGCGGGTAGTCAATCTGATGCGAATATCGGGATAAATTTCAAAGGTGCTTACGTTACGTCCTATCTAAAGAACGTGATGATTGTAAACAACCGCGGGACAGCACTTAGCCTCTCAAACGGATTAGACGTCGAGCTCCACCATATTTGGGTCGTTAATTCATTAATCACAGATGCCAGCCGGTATGCCGTTGAAATTAACAGAGATGGTGTCGACAACCAAGACGGGTTGGTCCATTTTACACATATGTACATTGAAAATACCAAAAACAAAGCTTCCGGAGATCCCCGAAACGTTGTGAATGACAGAGGTAACGGACTTCTTGTAAGAAAGACTGCCACCTTTTTTATGACGGACGTGCATTTTGAGGGGATGAATACATGTATCAATCTAGATGATAATCATGTCGTAAATATTGGCAAAATATCTACGGCTCATTGCGGAGTACCTAGTGAGACAGACAATGCAATGATCAGATTGCCGAGTGCCAGCCCATCAGTGACAATTGAATCAACGGAAAGCTACAATACCAATTACAGCTTCATATTGAAGAAAGTCAATGGGTTTACCAGCAATGAAATTCCAGATGTGCCATTTTACCCTTATTCTCATGGAATTCGTTTCAACGACGATTTATCAAGAGCGCCTTATTTGCTGCCGAGAACTACCGTAGCAAACACATTGACGATTGGAAGGGTTGGAACAACTAGCCCTCAGCAATTGCGAATCAACAACGACCTTCAGGGATCCTCAAGCGGTTTCTTTAAAAGTAATGGCCGGTTCCTTGATTTTGGAACAAACTTTGGCAATCCCAGCGATCGAACTGTCCTGCGTTTGGATGTACCGGGAACGGGGACGGCAAGGTCAACCTTTTTTTCAAAGGTTAGTTTTAGTGACCGTGTTATCCTTGGAGAAGCTACTGGCCCAATGGACGAATTTAATTCATTTGCAATTGTTTCCGGGATTACCGGGCTAGGTAAAGGGCCTGCGTATCAAAGAAAACTAAACGGTGTAGCTGGTTTAAATTACCTTTCATCAGTGAGGACTACATATACAAACCCGGATTCCAGCGCATCCTACATTGGCGAGTTCCTGTTTAACAGGGCAACGAAGAAATATTGGGTGAGTATTTCCTCAGGAAGTGGCGCTGCGGACTGGCAATTAATGAGCCATGGACCAGGCATTGTAAACTACGGCACATTTGATAAACAAATACGAGTTAAGAACGACACAACTGCCGCTTCTACCGGTGCATTTTTCAAAAGTAATGGCCGTTACATTGATATCGGTTCAAATTATGCGAATTCTGGAAGCGATAAGGTTGTACTAAGATTAGATGTACCCAATTCAACTACGACACAGGCCTTTTTATACGGAAAAGTAAACCTCAATGCTCCTTTGGTACTTGGCGAAAAGAGTGGGCCAATGGATGCAGATAAATCAATTGGCATTGTTTCGGGAATTTCCGGAACCGGCAAAGGCCCGGCGTATCAGCGAAAGGCCAATTCAATAGCTGGGACAAGTTTTTTTACGACAGTCAGAAGTGGCACTGCGAATCCGGACTCAGGTGCAACTTATCTCGGCGAGTTCTACTTTAACAAAACGACTAAAAAATATTTGGTAAGTACCTCAGTCGGGCTGGGTGCAAATGACTGGCAGCAAATGAATAATGGTGCGGGAGTTGCATCATACGGCACGTTTGACAAAGTGATCCGCATTAAAAATGATACAACAGCTAATTCGACAAGCGCCTTTATAAAAAGCACAGGCAGGTATATTGATATCGGGTCAAACCATGCCAATTCGGGCACTGACAAGGTTGTATTAAGATTGGATGTTCCAAACTCAACTACCACACAAGCAACCGTCTACGGAAAAGTAGTTCTTAATTCACCAATTACATTAGGTGAAAAGGTCGGCCCGATGGATGCCGATAGATCCTTGGCAGTAGTTTCAGGAATCGGGAACCTGGGCAAAGGCCCTGCTTACCAGAGAGTTGCAAACAGCACATCAGGAACTAACTTTATAACGACTGTGCGAACCTCTGCCAGTGATCCGGGATCTAGCGCATCTTACCTCGGCGAATTTTACTTTAACACCACCACAAAGAAATATTTCGTCAGTGTATCGGTTGGAACCGGAGTTACTGATTGGCAATTGATGAACCATACTTCGGTGACACCCATTAAGAAAAGCGCAACCCTTAATTTCCCCAGCGTTGCACCTGGTGCCAGCGCTGATTTAACCATCTCTGCAGGTGGGGCGGCAATAAACGATTTCGTAACACTTGGGCCGCCAAGCTTACCTGTGGGCTACGCATATACTGCCTGGGTTTCGCAAACGAATGTTGTCACAGTTCGTCTGACAAACAACACCACAGCGGCTATTGACCCTGGATCAGCCAACTATCGAATCATGGTGACTAAGTAG
- a CDS encoding capsule assembly Wzi family protein yields MKFVFCSVFAVFFSCYCYSQGNNYLLHLEAQTSAISDSQVPFWLRSNQYGSVPLSGLSASFLARAQKNYDSTSKFFDVGAAVEARANLGKETRLLLIEGYGKIKLGVFEIKGGRMKESFGLTDTLLSTGNFAISGNSLGIPKIQLSIPEFTYIPFLKKVLAVKGVYAQGWVGTVPIQNKRVTEAVTYFHQKAIYFRLGQPNWRLKLYGGFADQVFYGNEAKIFESFILTDWQKYRSVVFGKNWAFSKVGNHAGNIDIRLEYTFPTFLMSVYRQNFYEVGALYHLANIADGITGLSIVNRKTEAKKFFWKRFVFEFLYTKNQAGERWSKPTPTGNEDYHNHYLYQEGWSYRQANLGTPFITPAYLARADLPSEATNYFINNRVSVFHIGSQFRFLNCDFMNKFSYSTNFGTHQTRRTFPTVNQFSGYMEAHRDLRKGYNVGVVAALDAGKLLYNTSGVIFSVSKRF; encoded by the coding sequence ATGAAATTTGTCTTTTGTTCGGTTTTTGCCGTTTTCTTTTCCTGCTATTGCTATTCTCAAGGCAACAACTATCTCCTTCATTTAGAAGCGCAAACATCGGCGATCAGCGATTCCCAGGTACCATTCTGGCTGAGAAGTAACCAATATGGAAGCGTTCCTTTGTCAGGCCTTTCTGCTAGTTTTCTCGCACGGGCACAAAAGAATTACGACTCCACCTCCAAATTCTTCGATGTAGGAGCAGCAGTAGAAGCGCGTGCAAATCTAGGGAAAGAGACCCGGCTACTGTTGATTGAAGGGTATGGGAAAATAAAACTTGGCGTTTTCGAAATCAAAGGTGGCAGGATGAAGGAGTCATTTGGACTCACAGACACTCTGCTTAGTACGGGAAATTTCGCCATCTCTGGCAATTCACTGGGTATTCCCAAAATACAGTTGTCAATTCCCGAGTTTACATATATACCCTTTTTAAAGAAAGTCCTGGCGGTCAAAGGCGTGTACGCCCAGGGATGGGTCGGAACGGTACCTATACAGAATAAGAGAGTAACTGAAGCCGTCACCTACTTCCATCAGAAAGCCATTTACTTTCGGTTAGGTCAACCGAACTGGCGGCTGAAACTCTATGGTGGTTTTGCCGATCAGGTATTTTATGGCAATGAAGCGAAGATTTTCGAATCCTTTATTCTAACCGACTGGCAAAAATACAGATCGGTCGTTTTTGGAAAAAACTGGGCTTTCAGCAAAGTAGGAAATCATGCGGGGAATATCGATATTCGATTAGAGTATACATTTCCGACTTTTCTAATGTCGGTATATCGCCAGAACTTTTACGAAGTTGGGGCACTATATCATCTTGCGAATATCGCGGATGGGATCACGGGTTTAAGCATTGTAAACAGGAAGACGGAGGCGAAAAAATTCTTCTGGAAACGGTTCGTTTTTGAGTTTTTGTACACAAAAAATCAAGCAGGTGAACGCTGGTCGAAGCCTACACCGACCGGAAACGAAGACTATCATAATCATTACCTTTATCAGGAAGGATGGAGCTACAGGCAAGCTAATCTGGGCACTCCCTTTATCACACCAGCTTACTTGGCCAGGGCCGACTTACCTTCGGAGGCTACAAATTATTTTATCAATAACCGGGTTTCAGTTTTCCATATCGGATCTCAGTTTCGTTTTCTGAATTGCGATTTTATGAATAAGTTCTCCTACTCCACCAATTTTGGCACCCATCAGACAAGAAGAACATTTCCAACCGTAAATCAGTTTTCCGGATACATGGAAGCACATCGGGACCTGAGAAAGGGATACAATGTAGGTGTGGTGGCAGCGCTGGATGCCGGCAAGCTTCTGTATAATACAAGTGGTGTAATTTTCAGTGTTTCAAAAAGATTTTAA